The Sulfobacillus thermosulfidooxidans DSM 9293 genome includes a window with the following:
- a CDS encoding IS3 family transposase, translating to MAKQKRHSATFKSQVVLEMLKEEKTVSQIAAEYGIHPSQLHRWKRQALENFPQLFTESQALQQQAQAHQQQLTELYAEIGKLTTQVEWLKKNLASTLTRDERMTLLDRGADTLPLTTQAALLSLNRSSLYYRPVGPDAEEIALKHRIDEIYTDRPFYGSRRMTAQLNHEGYAVNRKRVQRTMREMGIWGLAPGPQTSTRHPQHPVYPYLLKGVTPAYPNHVWGIDVTYIRMVHGWLYLVAIMDWYSRFVVAWELSETLELPFVLTAAERALSIATPTIWNHDQGSHFTSPQYTALLLAKEVQISMDSKGRALDNVLTERLWRSVKYEEVYLHDYRSPREARSGLSRYFTFYNYHRLHQSLGYTPPAAWYSPLPSLDRE from the coding sequence ATGGCGAAACAAAAACGGCATTCTGCCACCTTCAAAAGCCAAGTGGTGCTCGAAATGCTCAAGGAAGAAAAAACCGTCAGCCAGATTGCCGCCGAATACGGCATTCATCCCAGTCAACTGCATCGCTGGAAGCGCCAGGCGCTCGAGAACTTTCCGCAGTTATTTACCGAGTCCCAAGCGCTCCAACAACAGGCCCAAGCCCACCAACAACAGCTGACCGAGCTTTATGCGGAAATCGGCAAACTGACCACACAAGTCGAGTGGCTCAAAAAAAATCTGGCCTCGACCCTGACCCGCGATGAACGGATGACCTTGTTGGATCGGGGAGCGGATACGCTCCCGTTGACGACGCAAGCCGCGTTGTTAAGCCTCAACCGCTCGAGCCTCTATTACCGGCCCGTCGGGCCGGATGCCGAGGAGATCGCTCTGAAGCATCGCATCGATGAAATTTACACCGATCGACCGTTTTACGGGTCCCGGCGGATGACGGCTCAGTTGAACCACGAGGGTTACGCCGTAAACCGCAAACGCGTGCAGCGCACCATGCGGGAGATGGGGATCTGGGGGCTCGCTCCGGGGCCCCAGACCAGCACCCGACATCCCCAGCACCCGGTGTATCCGTATTTATTGAAAGGCGTCACGCCGGCGTACCCCAATCATGTGTGGGGGATTGACGTGACCTATATCCGGATGGTGCATGGTTGGCTATACCTGGTGGCCATTATGGATTGGTATTCACGGTTTGTCGTGGCGTGGGAACTCTCCGAAACCTTGGAACTGCCCTTTGTGCTCACGGCCGCGGAGCGGGCGTTGTCCATCGCCACCCCCACCATTTGGAATCACGACCAAGGGAGTCATTTTACCAGCCCCCAATACACGGCCTTGTTGTTGGCCAAGGAGGTGCAAATCAGCATGGACAGTAAGGGGCGGGCGTTGGACAATGTATTGACGGAACGGCTGTGGCGCAGTGTGAAGTATGAAGAGGTGTATCTACACGATTACCGTTCACCCCGGGAAGCCCGATCGGGCTTGAGCCGATACTTTACGTTCTATAACTATCACCGGCTGCATCAATCCTTGGGCTACACGCCACCCGCGGCCTGGTATTCGCCCCTCCCGTCCCTCGACCGGGAGTGA
- a CDS encoding MFS transporter, producing the protein MHRIRWLAAVSTFADVATPLILPWYGYDLSHSLAIMATMFVAEALVPLMTGWGLSSYISHAEAGELFRVGQGTRAVTFLALVSIPFGKDSWPIEMALIIAAGLNGFGSVMAESAMQTALPGQGPQLIEHANRLQRVVMIVRVVGAPMGGLLMGSLGPVVTLSVLSDLSAVSGILGPLWLPRTHFRSILDGDKRSRNRGFDQLWRIPVLRSLAIQAMIGNFGWTLVMSGFLYYLLNRLHLSSPAVSGVYLCVTVGSVAGTGVVLPLLSRFRRGQLYPAFLSGGLLGLLILQWLTAWAAAIGEALVGLCDTAWVVLSVGLRLELLRPEERSSVLTASRLLSNMLIPVGGGIVAFWGIHWGFAVLFGMAAVIKAIEVVIAKMTDIGRIDKESCCAIMGMRRSVSSPSP; encoded by the coding sequence ATGCATCGCATAAGATGGTTAGCGGCTGTCAGTACATTTGCGGACGTTGCGACTCCGCTCATTCTTCCGTGGTATGGATATGATTTGAGTCATTCTTTAGCCATCATGGCGACGATGTTCGTCGCGGAGGCTCTCGTGCCGTTAATGACCGGATGGGGATTGTCCTCTTACATTAGCCATGCGGAGGCCGGCGAGTTGTTTCGCGTGGGTCAAGGAACCCGTGCGGTGACTTTCCTCGCCTTAGTGAGTATTCCTTTTGGCAAGGACTCATGGCCTATAGAGATGGCGCTCATTATCGCTGCCGGTCTTAACGGCTTTGGCAGCGTGATGGCCGAGTCTGCAATGCAGACTGCACTGCCCGGACAAGGTCCTCAGCTAATAGAACACGCGAACCGTCTACAACGTGTCGTAATGATCGTCCGGGTTGTCGGTGCTCCGATGGGGGGACTGCTGATGGGCTCGTTAGGCCCTGTGGTTACGCTTAGTGTTCTCTCGGATCTGTCAGCCGTATCCGGAATTTTAGGACCTCTGTGGCTTCCCCGTACCCATTTCCGTTCGATTCTCGATGGAGACAAGAGAAGCCGGAACCGTGGATTCGACCAACTATGGCGTATACCGGTGCTACGATCGTTAGCGATTCAAGCGATGATTGGAAATTTCGGGTGGACGCTTGTGATGAGCGGATTTTTGTACTACCTCCTGAACCGTTTACATCTCTCTTCACCGGCTGTCTCTGGGGTATATTTGTGTGTGACAGTGGGAAGCGTCGCTGGAACTGGCGTAGTGCTTCCGTTACTTTCGCGATTTAGACGCGGGCAACTGTATCCAGCGTTTTTAAGTGGCGGTTTGTTAGGCCTACTGATTTTACAATGGCTCACGGCTTGGGCAGCGGCGATAGGAGAAGCTCTTGTGGGGTTATGCGACACGGCGTGGGTCGTACTCAGCGTGGGTTTGCGATTAGAGCTTCTTAGGCCGGAAGAACGCAGTAGCGTCTTAACCGCATCTCGGCTTTTATCAAATATGTTAATTCCTGTTGGAGGAGGAATCGTCGCATTCTGGGGCATACACTGGGGATTTGCTGTGTTATTTGGCATGGCCGCTGTGATCAAGGCCATCGAAGTTGTTATAGCTAAGATGACAGATATTGGCCGTATTGACAAGGAGTCATGTTGTGCGATTATGGGAATGCGACGCAGCGTATCCTCGCCATCACCATGA
- a CDS encoding GNAT family N-acetyltransferase has product MERTLRGQGVGKRLLFTGIEWARQYEFHKLVLTLFPENTAARFLYLQAGFRSVGILHEQAQLDGRWRDTELMEYIIPRSEDSTKR; this is encoded by the coding sequence GTGGAGCGTACCCTACGGGGCCAAGGCGTCGGCAAACGGCTATTATTCACTGGAATCGAATGGGCACGTCAATATGAATTCCATAAACTGGTCTTGACACTCTTTCCCGAGAACACTGCGGCACGGTTCTTGTATCTTCAAGCAGGTTTCCGTTCAGTCGGTATCCTTCATGAGCAAGCTCAGCTAGATGGACGATGGCGTGACACCGAATTGATGGAATACATTATTCCTAGGTCTGAAGATAGCACAAAGCGATGA
- a CDS encoding GNAT family N-acetyltransferase, producing the protein MDAIRIVEHEADTIENSAIRELWHSARLPSPSGSCQPKWFIMTTHHNRGVGVIGVERYGSAALLRSLVVAPEFRGQGLGSHLVWHALNHLQAENTRMVCLVTETAEKFFRQWHFTVTSWEKVPESMWSVPYGAKASANGYYSLESNGHVNMNSINWS; encoded by the coding sequence ATGGATGCCATAAGGATTGTAGAACACGAAGCCGACACCATCGAAAATTCCGCAATTCGGGAGCTTTGGCATTCCGCTAGACTTCCCTCTCCTTCTGGATCTTGTCAGCCAAAGTGGTTCATAATGACAACCCATCACAATCGTGGCGTCGGTGTCATTGGCGTGGAACGGTATGGCTCTGCGGCTTTGCTGAGGTCCTTAGTGGTGGCCCCGGAATTTCGAGGGCAGGGATTAGGGAGCCACCTCGTTTGGCATGCGCTCAACCACTTGCAGGCAGAAAACACCCGGATGGTGTGTCTCGTCACAGAAACAGCTGAAAAATTTTTTCGTCAATGGCACTTTACTGTCACTAGCTGGGAAAAGGTACCGGAATCCATGTGGAGCGTACCCTACGGGGCCAAGGCGTCGGCAAACGGCTATTATTCACTGGAATCGAATGGGCACGTCAATATGAATTCCATAAACTGGTCTTGA
- a CDS encoding MarR family winged helix-turn-helix transcriptional regulator codes for MPQDSLHILRRIARRFALIQRKTWACCTPASEIQCLILTELDGEDGLSIRELADRLGSDPPWISRVVEELRQRGWISRSQDPRDRRFVRIELTSEGRVEAKRLQEVLNAQAESLLESLSPYDRNQLIATLEWLANRLDQELVIPHCSQGGEN; via the coding sequence ATGCCTCAGGACTCCCTTCATATCCTGCGTCGTATTGCTCGACGTTTTGCCCTCATTCAACGCAAGACATGGGCGTGTTGTACCCCCGCCTCAGAAATACAATGTTTAATCCTGACAGAACTTGATGGTGAAGACGGGCTGTCTATTCGGGAATTGGCTGATCGACTCGGTAGTGATCCTCCGTGGATTAGTCGCGTTGTCGAAGAATTACGACAACGAGGATGGATTAGTCGGAGTCAGGATCCTCGAGATCGCCGATTTGTGAGAATTGAACTGACCTCTGAAGGTCGTGTCGAGGCTAAACGCTTGCAAGAGGTGCTCAATGCCCAAGCCGAAAGTCTCTTAGAAAGTTTATCGCCTTATGATCGCAATCAGTTGATCGCGACATTAGAGTGGCTGGCCAATCGTTTGGATCAAGAACTCGTGATCCCCCACTGTTCGCAGGGAGGAGAAAATTAA
- a CDS encoding extracellular solute-binding protein: MHFRSRNIVLVSTSLSLLLSACGTSPPSSTATGTFHGTITLWAFPGTPTPHHPNGFGWYKAMIAAFEKMHPGVKVQLTEIPWSEGSVKLETAVAAGDYPDVAPGGGTLPQFIQDGVIEPINPYLGHYASQLYPRVVKAATFHGKMYYWPSVQTATVLYLNKTYFAERHVPLPRHGMWTWNEFVHDLQRLTFVKKNGQKVYGFGVDLQPGNSLSYGILLSDGAHLLNSSLTQYTFYGTKAVSGVEKLASLVQKYHVAPKSIASDSAKTIWENFLQGKYAVTAYYADFLNKNSIAAKSAQIPFPYAVANYPTGSLGHPITIGDIAGYTVYKQSNPNQLRMSMLFAKFLSDPAEWPTAIQKKYMSIGGGAYPVGPQDAAIQAKYFRNVYYDEVLHNNLRFFQLNPPLTPAWPKLEKALDAQLQLIVLGQESPQQGLSQVKQQMAGIIK, from the coding sequence ATGCATTTTCGTAGTCGAAATATCGTATTAGTGAGTACATCTCTCTCGCTATTGTTATCAGCCTGTGGCACCTCTCCACCGTCGTCGACTGCCACAGGAACTTTCCACGGCACCATTACACTGTGGGCGTTTCCCGGCACTCCGACGCCGCATCATCCGAATGGCTTTGGCTGGTATAAAGCAATGATTGCAGCGTTTGAAAAAATGCATCCCGGAGTCAAAGTTCAGCTCACGGAAATCCCATGGTCCGAAGGATCTGTCAAACTGGAAACAGCGGTTGCTGCTGGTGACTACCCGGATGTTGCTCCGGGTGGCGGGACATTGCCCCAGTTTATTCAAGATGGGGTAATCGAACCCATTAATCCCTATTTAGGACATTATGCGAGTCAACTGTATCCTCGCGTCGTCAAGGCCGCCACATTTCATGGCAAGATGTATTATTGGCCTTCGGTGCAAACGGCGACGGTGTTATATCTAAACAAAACCTACTTTGCCGAACGTCATGTCCCGTTACCGCGTCACGGTATGTGGACATGGAATGAGTTTGTGCATGATTTGCAACGCTTGACCTTTGTCAAGAAAAACGGCCAAAAAGTGTACGGGTTCGGTGTCGATTTACAACCTGGCAATTCATTATCTTACGGGATTCTCTTGTCCGATGGGGCTCACCTTTTAAATTCATCTTTAACGCAATATACATTTTACGGCACGAAAGCCGTGAGTGGCGTCGAAAAATTGGCATCACTTGTCCAAAAATACCACGTGGCTCCAAAATCCATTGCATCCGATTCCGCAAAAACTATATGGGAGAATTTTTTGCAGGGCAAATACGCCGTCACAGCCTACTATGCAGACTTTTTAAACAAGAATAGCATTGCAGCAAAATCTGCCCAGATTCCCTTTCCGTATGCTGTCGCAAATTATCCAACAGGGTCTTTGGGCCATCCTATTACTATCGGCGATATTGCGGGATATACCGTGTATAAACAGAGCAATCCGAATCAGTTGCGGATGTCTATGTTATTTGCCAAATTTCTCTCTGACCCAGCAGAGTGGCCCACAGCGATTCAAAAGAAATACATGAGCATTGGAGGAGGGGCTTACCCCGTTGGCCCACAGGATGCCGCGATACAAGCAAAGTATTTTCGCAACGTGTACTATGACGAAGTCCTCCACAACAACTTGCGCTTTTTCCAGTTAAACCCACCGTTAACCCCTGCATGGCCTAAACTGGAAAAGGCCTTGGATGCCCAATTGCAGTTGATCGTTCTTGGGCAGGAATCCCCCCAACAAGGGCTCAGCCAAGTTAAACAGCAAATGGCAGGGATCATTAAATGA
- a CDS encoding carbohydrate ABC transporter permease — MNTTRFWYQLLLPKMTLFGLFIVLPTILALFIAMSHVTPGHLTWVGLKNFSDVVRDRTFWTSVRNTLIYTVVTTPVVIGAALILSSLLMTLPDLWRSVFRAVFYLPSVTAVVVMALVWAWIYDDSNGLLNGILHALHLHGVGWLVNPHLALWSIMLMTILTPPGMGIVLYMAQLGSIPAGYYEAAELDGASAWAKFRYITWPMVMPTTLYLVVMHTIAAFQIFTAIYVMTGGGPGNATLTIVGEIYDKGFQYFELGHAGAEAILLGLVIAIFSYVQFKVLGRHVEY, encoded by the coding sequence ATGAATACCACGCGGTTTTGGTATCAGCTACTGCTTCCTAAAATGACGTTATTTGGTCTCTTCATTGTCCTTCCTACCATTTTGGCTCTATTTATTGCGATGAGTCATGTGACGCCTGGTCACTTGACATGGGTAGGACTTAAAAATTTTTCGGACGTTGTGCGCGATCGCACCTTTTGGACATCAGTACGTAACACTTTGATTTATACCGTTGTGACAACACCAGTGGTGATCGGTGCAGCATTAATCCTATCCAGCTTGCTGATGACCTTGCCCGACCTATGGCGTTCTGTTTTTCGGGCTGTGTTTTATCTTCCTTCCGTGACAGCTGTCGTAGTGATGGCGCTAGTCTGGGCTTGGATTTACGATGATTCCAATGGGTTACTGAACGGCATCCTCCATGCATTGCACCTTCACGGAGTTGGATGGCTCGTAAATCCGCACTTGGCATTGTGGAGCATTATGTTGATGACGATTTTGACGCCTCCAGGGATGGGGATCGTGTTGTACATGGCTCAGTTAGGGTCAATTCCTGCAGGCTATTATGAAGCAGCCGAACTCGACGGGGCCAGTGCATGGGCTAAGTTCCGCTATATTACCTGGCCAATGGTGATGCCCACCACACTGTACCTTGTCGTTATGCACACAATTGCTGCCTTTCAAATTTTCACCGCCATCTATGTGATGACGGGCGGTGGACCTGGAAATGCCACATTGACGATTGTTGGAGAAATTTATGACAAGGGATTTCAGTATTTTGAACTGGGGCACGCGGGCGCGGAGGCGATATTACTGGGCCTGGTGATTGCGATATTTAGCTATGTGCAATTTAAGGTGTTGGGACGTCATGTTGAATACTAG
- a CDS encoding carbohydrate ABC transporter permease, producing MTVRVVVFGIVSVWALLGLFPLYWLFDTALSSPQAFVSIPPRIVPFPWTWQNFVYLFQAAPIWRWFGNSLFVSTVVTLGNLVFDAMAAYAFSKGRFRGRDTLFWVVLSTMMIPAEATLVPQFFVMSRLHLLNTYWALILPALGHVWGVFLLRQYMQTLSTDFFDAARVDGASEWTVFWKLVVPLSTPALGALGLLTFVANWNDFIWPLIALNSTQLFTLPVGLSTLQQQYYTNYGYVLAGGVITAIPTILIFLLGQRFFVRGLTTGGIKN from the coding sequence ATGACAGTCCGGGTTGTCGTGTTCGGGATTGTGAGTGTGTGGGCTCTCTTAGGATTGTTTCCTTTATATTGGTTATTCGATACCGCTTTGTCTTCCCCGCAGGCGTTTGTGAGCATTCCGCCCCGGATAGTGCCATTTCCGTGGACTTGGCAGAATTTTGTGTATCTTTTTCAGGCCGCTCCTATTTGGCGCTGGTTTGGCAATAGCTTATTCGTGTCGACGGTGGTGACCCTGGGGAATTTAGTCTTCGATGCGATGGCGGCCTACGCTTTTTCCAAAGGACGCTTCCGCGGACGAGACACCCTATTTTGGGTCGTGTTAAGCACCATGATGATTCCCGCCGAAGCCACTTTGGTCCCACAGTTTTTTGTGATGAGCCGTTTGCATCTGCTTAATACGTACTGGGCCCTCATCTTACCTGCTCTTGGACACGTGTGGGGTGTATTTCTCTTGCGTCAGTACATGCAAACCCTATCCACCGATTTTTTTGATGCGGCACGAGTGGACGGTGCCAGTGAATGGACGGTGTTTTGGAAACTCGTTGTGCCATTAAGCACGCCAGCCTTAGGAGCATTGGGGCTTCTAACGTTTGTGGCCAATTGGAATGATTTTATCTGGCCCTTGATCGCGTTGAATTCGACGCAACTGTTCACGTTGCCAGTTGGGCTATCCACCTTGCAGCAACAATATTACACCAACTATGGATATGTTTTAGCTGGCGGCGTTATAACAGCCATTCCGACTATTCTCATCTTTTTACTTGGACAACGATTTTTCGTTCGTGGATTAACCACCGGAGGCATTAAAAATTGA
- a CDS encoding MupG family TIM beta-alpha barrel fold protein produces MDIIVGTSFYIGIPSSTKKSAYDCVALALDLGIHHFFTTVQMPEASISDHLDEFRAVAKLTRGTNARIMADVHPIVFQRVGGTVENLTPLQELGITDLRLDAGFSEEETLTLYHSACRLGMQIVLNASALTASTLQRFHDLGLPLQDMVACHNYYPRIESGMSTAFMAQQAALLHRFGITVIAFVASQYHHRYVTYEGLPTLEVHRSLEPHRAARELLSRGWADHVYIGDQTENAEELSQLAEVRQSPHLILRIHLNRQARDPERKIVLGRVHEHLPQSFELTCRARGDRQRPTLEQITPAPELLPRPRGTVAVDNVLYQRYAGELHITKVDLSADPRTNVVGRVIPEDQRLIDAIGPKTRFAFEAVGGSKE; encoded by the coding sequence ATGGATATTATTGTGGGAACGTCGTTTTATATTGGTATTCCCTCCAGCACTAAAAAATCCGCATACGACTGTGTCGCCCTTGCCCTGGATCTGGGGATTCATCATTTTTTCACCACCGTACAAATGCCCGAGGCATCCATTTCAGATCATTTAGACGAATTCCGAGCAGTAGCAAAATTGACACGCGGAACGAACGCCCGAATCATGGCTGATGTCCATCCTATTGTCTTTCAACGGGTGGGTGGCACTGTTGAGAATTTGACGCCACTGCAAGAACTGGGCATTACCGATCTACGGCTGGACGCCGGATTCTCTGAGGAAGAGACGCTGACTCTCTATCACTCAGCATGCCGCTTAGGAATGCAGATTGTCCTCAATGCTAGTGCGTTAACCGCATCTACCCTACAACGGTTTCACGATTTAGGGTTGCCCCTCCAAGACATGGTCGCTTGCCATAATTATTACCCTCGTATCGAATCCGGCATGTCGACAGCATTTATGGCGCAACAAGCAGCCTTATTGCATCGCTTTGGTATTACTGTGATCGCCTTCGTCGCGAGTCAATATCATCATCGCTATGTGACGTATGAAGGCTTGCCCACGCTCGAAGTACATCGCTCTCTCGAACCGCATCGAGCGGCACGGGAATTGTTAAGCCGAGGTTGGGCCGACCATGTATATATTGGAGATCAAACAGAAAATGCAGAGGAGTTAAGCCAACTGGCAGAGGTCCGACAAAGTCCTCATCTTATCTTGCGAATACACCTCAACCGTCAAGCCCGAGACCCTGAACGCAAGATTGTGCTCGGACGCGTGCATGAACATCTGCCCCAATCGTTTGAACTCACGTGCCGGGCGCGCGGAGACCGCCAACGGCCTACTTTAGAACAAATTACCCCCGCTCCGGAACTTCTTCCCCGCCCACGCGGCACTGTCGCCGTCGATAATGTGTTGTACCAGCGTTACGCAGGGGAATTGCATATTACCAAAGTCGATCTGTCCGCTGACCCCCGAACTAATGTAGTAGGGCGGGTGATTCCAGAAGATCAACGACTCATCGATGCGATTGGACCCAAGACACGATTTGCGTTCGAGGCCGTGGGAGGTTCCAAAGAATGA
- a CDS encoding glycoside hydrolase family 3 N-terminal domain-containing protein gives MTAWTTKISSQELAAQFLLPNWDKGVHWAPQQWPYAGYIFHQSDLENVAATRTMLAAIYDSYRRANQPPPLLMVTEEGGVVHRFPGIAPPPSALLTSSLGARTAYDVGRRIGQLLAMQGFNWNLAPVMDVYVPGNQVIGSRAFSDEAQQVAMIGKAWIRGHQAAGVPVTVKHFPGHGHALDDSHRGLSQGKIEMVWEHDLLPFHAVLSEAPAVMTAHVQFSEFDQHPATVSIKWITGILRQRLHYKGIVVTDALAMGAIRALYTPEDAAVRALQAGADLIDCGGHADLAASVREAVAWAIDHHILPSHILTTAQRRVRRWRQLIRSPDLWPAVDELPELEKEFRQWVFRGSSVVRGNPRDFSIALPQIWIAAKRPTQIREGRIPHKPVLYQPLNTPKLLETLDQISSHAVIVYTDNLWQSKKTAEIVKRFCQHRKVLHVAVTDPLDAELLPEASATIAVRGNPFYAVDVVRSLLRT, from the coding sequence ATGACAGCGTGGACAACAAAGATCTCCTCTCAAGAATTGGCTGCACAATTTCTCCTTCCCAATTGGGACAAGGGCGTGCACTGGGCTCCCCAACAATGGCCTTATGCTGGATATATTTTTCATCAAAGTGATCTCGAAAATGTCGCGGCGACCCGTACGATGCTTGCAGCGATTTACGACAGCTACCGTCGCGCGAATCAACCACCTCCGTTATTGATGGTGACGGAAGAAGGCGGGGTGGTTCATCGGTTTCCTGGGATAGCGCCTCCTCCGTCAGCCCTGTTAACGAGCAGCCTAGGAGCGCGTACAGCCTATGATGTGGGACGCCGTATCGGGCAATTGCTGGCCATGCAAGGATTTAATTGGAACTTAGCTCCTGTAATGGACGTCTATGTTCCGGGAAATCAGGTCATTGGTTCCCGAGCCTTTAGCGACGAGGCACAACAAGTGGCCATGATTGGGAAAGCGTGGATTCGGGGACATCAAGCCGCCGGCGTACCCGTGACCGTCAAACACTTTCCGGGGCATGGCCATGCATTAGACGATTCGCATCGGGGTCTTTCCCAAGGCAAGATAGAGATGGTCTGGGAACATGATTTACTGCCCTTCCACGCCGTATTATCGGAAGCTCCCGCAGTCATGACGGCACATGTTCAGTTTTCGGAATTCGATCAACATCCCGCGACGGTATCCATCAAGTGGATAACAGGAATCTTACGGCAACGGTTGCACTACAAAGGCATAGTGGTAACCGATGCCTTAGCCATGGGGGCCATCCGCGCATTATATACACCGGAAGACGCTGCTGTGCGTGCTCTCCAAGCGGGAGCGGATCTCATCGATTGTGGAGGGCACGCCGACTTAGCCGCCAGCGTGCGAGAAGCGGTCGCGTGGGCTATCGATCATCATATCCTTCCCAGTCACATTCTCACAACGGCCCAACGTCGTGTCCGACGGTGGCGACAGCTGATTCGTAGTCCGGATCTCTGGCCTGCCGTCGACGAGTTACCCGAGCTGGAAAAGGAGTTTCGGCAGTGGGTGTTTCGGGGAAGTTCGGTTGTCCGCGGAAATCCTCGGGATTTTTCGATCGCGTTACCTCAAATTTGGATTGCAGCCAAACGTCCTACACAGATAAGGGAAGGAAGGATCCCACATAAGCCGGTCCTCTATCAACCATTGAACACTCCGAAATTATTGGAAACGTTAGACCAGATCTCGTCTCACGCGGTAATTGTTTATACAGACAATCTTTGGCAGTCAAAAAAAACGGCAGAGATCGTAAAACGATTTTGCCAACACCGAAAAGTATTACACGTCGCCGTGACAGATCCTTTAGATGCGGAGCTGTTGCCGGAAGCCTCAGCCACGATAGCGGTGCGAGGCAATCCATTCTACGCCGTGGACGTGGTGCGTTCACTGTTAAGAACTTAG